From Gossypium raimondii isolate GPD5lz chromosome 11, ASM2569854v1, whole genome shotgun sequence:
TCctaacgatgaagtttcgttcgtcttgaatcaaagagttatatttgttcaatgaaggtgttaatggttcatttaaggttaaaaggaaatggttggtaaggtattttggctaagaaagaaagaaatcaaatattaaaggtatggaattttcggtttaaggtgaaatggaaagaaaggcttaaaaacaagaatgaaccaacactaaggaaaatgttgacccgaatcttatatgtctttaaggtgGATGAAACGGATGTAaaaggacctcgacccactatctatcaaagataggaacctcggtatcaaatgaacgccacactttgggttgaaagtgataagtttgaTTTTTGCAACGAgcaaggttgacgccactaactaatAGATAAGCCAAcgagtctttggacgaaattcaAGAGAAGAGTTCTCTCAACAAATTGACAGCATTTCATTAAGGTTCAAAAAGTCccttacaaaataatttcaacaactatttatagatgaaaactaagctagccgaatagcCACCTGAATTCTTAAAAACTAAGCAAATGCACCTATTTAATTAAGATAACAAGATTCGGCTGAATGTGAGCTTGAATGGACAACTTCTAGAACGATCAATGGATTTGGAAACTTGGAGAAGTGCATGGCAGCAGCTAGGTTCAGTTAATGGTCTTGAACAAGCTCAATTAATTGGCAACCTTTGCTGAAAAGTGATCAGCAATTAAAAGAGGTAATGAGCAGCCATCAAGGTGTGAAAACTCAGCTTTGAAGGGTCTTGGAATGTGAACACATGGAACCGAATAGCCAAAATGAATCCAGCaatatgaaaagaattaaaagtcgGCTGAATGGTCAACTTGGGAGTAGAAAACAATAGCTTCTTTGGCCGAATGGGCACCTAGGAAGCCTCAACCAGCAGCCAATTTAATTTGCCAAACATGCATGTACCGTCCATTGCATGTACCTGAAATTAAATACAtgtagctaattaattaaatgagaaCACATTAAAATCAAGCAATAAACAGCAACAAATTAATCATCATAGATTCGACTGCACCTTGACACATTAAAGATGTAATATAactagacaaattaattaactaagtattaaattcaatttgaacaagacaaattaaattgatgtcCGAATTTAAGTCGAAATAATTAggaacaagacacattaaaattatgtaataacataaaacatattaatttagaattatcagcctaatttaattcatgtgcaTGCTGTAActaactaaactaatttatttaaagacaaattaaattaattccagcAACTAAGAACGCATagtctcaaattttgaaattgagctcaaatgAGTGAAATGAGTTCATGGAGTGAAATGAGCTAATTGGAGCtcaatgaaatggaaatgagctaattcagctcgcatgcAATTGCAAACAAGGCTGAGAGAGCTGGTCTGAAAGTGTGCCCGGGGCATGGTCAtatcaaatggaaaatattggtcctttggttattaCAATCGTCtcccatttggatgttaagggtgtGGCAGACTaccatcttattttttttctcttttttttgaaatacttGTAAAACAAAtactcaacactcaaaagaaaaattagcaaacctcatCGATagtcactcaaaaaggaaaCTCAAATtatcaatgaggtagaattcagtcttgtgagttctttagtagagtctatatcaaccaattagaaagtgtatgaaccgaaactaccaaagagtcctaatttgcactaagaTGCCAAAAACTGATGAGACACCAATTaatttgtgttgcaccgaggaagaattgtgcacaccttaaaatcctactaacacaagaaacaagaaggtgttagatagtgtaaaggaagaataaacgcaaacaaatgaaaacctacagttaagaatcaataaaaattgctgaaatctaaaaacccgaaaaactgcggagtaacttgacaactttctTTGAGGTGTTTCCAATctctaaaaatcacgaaattaaatctggaatgtctttaaatattgaatttttatctggaaagtttgggcaccaaactcaacccgctgaatattttttaaattttttattggatttcatcttttttgatttttttgaatttttcgacTGATTTATTTTTcgggattaatttttttatattcaataacagtgccacaaatatgtatgtaaaatttcagatcaatcggacaacgtttacccactcaaatgaattttttcaaaaatttttccgGTAAAAGCTAGcatttgtagtttaaaaaatagagatcagtttagaaatcaaccaataacacccaaaatgcccaaaatctgataccaaatgatatgagggttgcgcgcggatcaagatcgagttgccaagtcacgaggaaactcctacgaggctctatcgaacagatctgaaatcaAAATGACAAATAAGATTAAAAGTAATTCAGAACGAAATTAAATCCCCAAAAACAACTAAGAATAGCCAAGAATCAAAGAGCTTATGAATAGATGTTATTTTGGAATGCAAGAACACGAAATTGATCTCCAAGATTGATTTCCCAACCAGCCAAATCTGTTAAAGAACACCAAAACAGAAAACTAATCAAAACGATCAGATTGCTAAAGAAATATAAAGGTTGGTGCGgcaagaaggaaagaaagaaatcgaTGGAATAAAACAATTCGGGAGGTGAACAAAGGTTACGATTCGgcccaattgaacacccaaGTTGATTTCCCTAAATTCCAGCAACCGAATGGCCCCCAATCAGAATATGTAAGGAACgacaagaaccctagaaattggggatttaaGGCCGATTCCTTGCTACCAACAAGACCGATTCCTTGCTGCCAACAAGAGAAAGATTTATCGATTCTTTAAGATGGAAAGGgatgaaaacaaaacaaaaagagaaaatagacCAATAAAGAATCGGCACAAaacagaaataaagaaaagaaattgaacagcAAGTAATTTAAAAAGATAAGCCCTAAAAAGCCTTGAAAacccgaaagaattcacaactcccttcaaatggctctaatctcccctccaaagagtatctatggcaagaagaaggctgaagatggctcccacaatcaaaatattgctaaaacaacttctaaagaaaactcaagagagaattcttggagaaaacctcaaagaaaattcttcTCTCAACAAATCTGAAACTTTGATAAAATCCTAAGTAGTGAATACAAGGAGTGGCCGGCCATCACTTATATAGGCCTCAAACTAATCCTAATCTCATtaagaaacttaaaaattaaccctaaataataaaaataataaaagaatttcggCCTAACACTTAAATGGGctgttttgggccgaatttaACATGTAATATCTCTAGagcctaaaaaattaaattaacaaataaaatgtttacaaattgggccctttgatattttggcctgattttcaacgaagtatgtatggatttcttgattgggttGGGAATTTGCTTATagggcctcgccttcaagaatttgggcttgtaatccgttctctcccaaaattggcttgttaatgctcgtaactgagatccaatgcgccttagttgcaagattcggtttcttggaccaagatttccaagatttgaaattttgattttcttgattcttgaaatcgctcaaaacagcaaaattagaccaagattcggtttcttgattttcttgaaaacaagaaagtgaatcttgattttctttttccttcgtataagcatctaaggcctttgtgactcgtatcaattTTACTTCAGAATATTccattattaagaaaatattatagcAAGTGAAGAGTAAGCCTTATGAGAGTTACTGCTAAATGTAAAGTATGCCTAGTTGTATGAGTAGTGTGCTCGTTGGGCTTGTAATGTGATATGGTTAGAAACCAACTGGATTGACTGGCCAAACATCATTTTTACAagattttcatttatgtttccCTCAGATCATGTAGGTCATTTATTGAGATAAATTCTAGACACCAATGACACTTGTCAAGTTCCACTAAATGGAACTGatggtatatatatagtaaGAAGAGTTTGTCAggaggtttttatttttgggaaaatacTATTCTCTAGTTCTTCTTCCTAAACTTGTATGCTCTCTTCTTCCTTATTAAGATTGAGATAAGGTTTTTGAGTTAATAGTGGATATTTTGTTAGAGTATGctaaagaccaatcatgagatgattgtaattacATACTCATTTTGCCTCGTTATTAATATAAGGTATTGCCATttttatttcagttatttttctatatgtattaataaattgatcaaTAATAAAGTcttaagaataatatgattattcttaaaaggtccattgtaacacctcaaacccggcctagacgttatggccatatctggtgtgtcacattcAAGTGTCTCTAAAAACTTTGGCTTATTGACAAActcatttcttatttttggaaaCCTTTTTTTTACAACGGAGCACTTATTCATATGCTTGCCTTGTTAACTGCTTCTtgttatattaagttgatttaaaacgCGGAAGcattttaaaaactctaacGTTTAAAGCTCGTATCTTTGAAAAtggtaattattttgaaaatctattttcaaataattagtagtataaaatataaaagtaaaaacccaattaaaaatttaaaaccaaattaaaaggccttattacaaaaaccaaaacccaacttattaattaaaataaaaatagaagctAAGTTGTACAGTAGtgattgtgtggccacctccgagtccctcgctgCACCGAACCAACTATGGCTGaagattacctgcacagttagaagagagggtgagtttacaaaaacttaaTATGTAATCCTCCACCAAACAATCAGCATGCAACATGCAGAAATCAGTCTGGGCTTGAGCCCTATACAGTAGCAGTGTGTGGGCCATAAACCTtgaaccctaaaaccctaaaactctaaaccctaaaaccctaaaccttaaacccttaaccctatatcagaatcccaaccctatgcagtatgtcatgtcataaatcatacgtgtatgcaatatgtcatactcagtaacagtcatataattatcataaagCAAAACGGTCATAAGGCCTTAacaatcatttcatctcctaggggtataacagtcattttaccctttaggggtatttcggtaattttactctttgaaggtattttagtaattttaccattcaggagtatttcgataattttaccctttagggATATTTCAGtgttttacccttcgagggtatttcagtaattttaccctttgagggtatttcgataatttacccattgagggtatttcagttattttacccttcaagggtatttcggtaattttacccttcgagggtattttggtaattttacccttcaagggtatttcagtaattttacccttcgagggcaTTTCGATAGTTTTATCCACAAATCGTACGTTGGGCTTACCACTCGAGCGCTCGCACTATCGTGTGGTCATGTTCGCGACTTTTCGGCTCTTGCCGCTTTGCAGTTGAGAgagggtgtgattacacacaTGTTTGTGAAAACGCACTAAGATTCGCGAATATCCTAAAATATGTATTCAAACACGTTTTCCATTAATCGATAAACAATAAGGCTAATCCCCTTTCTTTTACAACCTTGACCCAAAACTAAACTAACACTTGCCTTGACTAATAAAAATGGCTCAGCCCTCTTTTACAACTGATGACAATCGACTTCAACCTTGCTCACAAATATCTGCAATACAACCCCTTATTAAACAGTATTGCGTATTCATATGGTTGGAAACCACACATGATCATATGCAGAACCATAGAATATTCGGCCATGACATAAAAGAAGGTTAGCCTACCTACCTTGATCGAGGAATGAGGGAGATTTCGACGACTTTACAATGCTTACACTGCACCACACCTTAAGGAAAACCTTAACACCGCAACAAGAAATGTATCGAGCAAAAAACATCAGCAGTCAGAAATCAAAGTATTATGGAGGAGGCTATTCAATTTTAGGAGGAGAAAAGAAGCGGACAGAGTGAAGAGTAGTAGTTACTGGTAGTCGACAATTCTTGCAAGACAAAAATaaagaggagaagaagagaagattcggcacaaaaagaagaagaaagaggaaaaaGGATCTGGTAGAGAGGATACAAAAACTATTCGGCCACcccaattaaaaagaaaaaaaagaagagtagGAAAAGGTAGATGAACAAACCCAAGAGGTTTCTAAGGTCCTTTGCGAAAATCGGCACATAGAAAACAAAAGGGAgagaaaaaacttaaataaaaccGAAGCACATAGAGTAAAGAAAAACCTCTAAATAGATTACCCTTCTGACTAAAGAGCAAATTAGGCACCAAACGCCTTCCCCAACTGATTTTCCAAGTTGGAATACCCCCCAAATGACACACTCTCCTCCTCTCCCACAAACtctttgattttctcctaaaatcccTCCCCTTATCCgtccttgattttctccatcAAATCCTCGCCAACTCCCTCCGTGACTAGTTCAAACTCCCTTAAGCAGTATTCTAATCTAACTCCACCACCTACCCAACTCAAGCAAACAAGTAATTTGTGTCATAACATGCAGAaatcaaaaatttatattttggggagttacaactctacccccttaacaaaatttcggcctcaaaatttacctggtcAGAAAAGATATGGGTATTTTTATCGCATCGCCTCTtcgggttcccacgtggcttttTTGAACTGTGATTATACCAAAGCACTTTGACTAGAGGAATAGATTTCTTCCTCAGTACCTTAACCTCACAGTCCAAATTCTGCACTGGTTCCTCCTCGAAGGTcagatctggcctaacctcgatTTTCTCAACTGGAACAATATGTGGGATCAGAGCGGTAACGCCTTAACATGGAGATACGGAACACATCGTGAATCTTGTCTAATTCTGGAGGCGACTCAAGTTGATAAGTGACCGATCCCATACGTTTCAGTATACGATAAGGcccaataaacctagggctaAGCTTACCCTTCCATCCAAACCTCAGTATCTTTTTCGAAGGAGAAACCTTGAGAAATACAAAATCCCCCATAGAGAACTCAACCTCTAGGTGTTTAAGATCCGCGTAAGACTTCTGCCTATTAGATACTTCCTTCAACTGATCTCGAATCAATTTTACCTTTGCTTCAGTATCAGAAACCAACTCTAGCCCCAGATTTCGCAGCTCGCCTAGCTCAGTCCAACAAGTAGGAGTATGAAACCTACGACTATATAATGCCTCATACCgtgccatttgaatactggactggtagctattattatatgcaaaatttGCTAGTAGCAAATAATCTTCCCAGTTGCCTCAGAAATCCAATGCACAACACCTTAACATATCCTCCAAAATTTGAATCACCCTCTaagattgaccatctgtctaGAGATGAAACGTAGTATTAAAGTCCAATCTTGTACCCAAAGCCTCGTGTAACTTCATCCAAAATCGAGATGTAAAAcgaggatctctatctgatatgATAGAAACCAGTATCCcatgcagtcttacaatctcagCCACATACAGCTTAGCCAACTTCTGCAAGGAGTAATTTGTACGGACTGGTATGAAATGTGCAAATTTAGTCAATCGATCTATAATAACCCCTTCTTGGTAGGCGCTCAGGGCAGcccactcacaaaatccatggttactctctcccacttccaaagtggAATCTTAACTGGCTGGAGTAACcctgaaggtaactgatgctcagccttaacctgctggcaCGTCAAGCACTTACTCACAAAATTAATTACTTCACGTTTCAGTCCAGGCCACCAGTACAACTCACGAAGATCTTGATACATTTTATTCCTGCCTGGATGCACAGCATAAGGACTACTATGAGCCTCTCGCAGAATAGACTGCCTCAAATCATTACCCCTCGGTACACAGACTCTTCCACAGAAACATAGTACTCCTTCATTATTCAACCCAAAATCTGAAGTTTCCCCATTCTTAATCTGACGGAAACAAGAAACTAGTGACTCATCCAATAACTATTTACCCTTAATCTGTTCAGTCCACGTCGATCTAACTTGTAGCTCAACCAACAAGCTACCATTATCAAACAAGCTGAGACGAGCAATCATCGCTCTCAGTGCGTCAGCTACCACGTTAGGCTTACCAGGATGGTATTCAATTGAGCAATCATAATTCTCAAGTAGCTCTATCCATCTTCGCTACCTAAGATTCAACTTCTTTTAAGTAAGGAGATACTTAAGACTCTTATGATCTGCGTAAATAGTACACTTCTCACTGTAGAGATAGTGCCTCCAAATTTTTAATGCGAAAACCATTGCGGGTAGCTCTAAGTCATGAGTAGGGTAATTTGCCTCATGAGGCTTTAGCTGACGAGACGCATATGCAACCACCTTACCCTCCTGCATCAGTACACAATCCAAACCAACTTATGATGCATTGCTATAGACAGTGAATTCCTTTCCAAACTCTGGCTGAGTTAAGATAGGGGCCTCAGTCAAGACTTTCTTCGATTTCTCAAAACTTTATTGCTGCTTATCAGTCCAATTAAATGGTACCCCTTTACGTAATAACTTAGTTAGAGGTGTAGCAATTAAGGAAAACCCCTCAATAAAGCGTCTGTAATAACCTGCCAGACCCAGAAAGCTTCGAATCTCAGATACGGTATTAGGTGGTTTCCAATCCaatacaatttcaatttttcgaggATCAACCCTAATCCCCTGGGCAGACACCATGTGGCCCAGAAATGTCACTTCTCAcagccagaactcacacttgttGAACTTAGCATACAATTGTTTCTCCCTTAGAGTCTACAGAATAAATCAGAGATGTACATCATGCTTACCCTCAGTTCTCGAATACACAAAAATATCTTCTATGAAAACTACCACAAATCGATCCAAGTAGGGTTGAAATACTCGGTTCATTAGGTCTATGAAAGAAGTTGGTGCATTCGTCAACCCAAACgacatcactaggaactcgtaatgaccaTAACAACTCCTAAACGCAGTCTTACACACATCAGTCTCCTTAACTCTTAACTGATGATACCGAGAACAAAGATCTATCTTGGAGAAAATCGAAGCTCCTTGCAACTGATCTGCAACTAATCAAATAAATCGTCTATCCTCGgtaaaggatacttattcttaatagtcaatttattcaattgtcgATAGTCGATACACATGCGCATGGccccatcctttttctttatgaACAACATTGGTGCTCCCCACGGGGACACACTAGGTCGAATAAAACCTTGATCCAATAGTTCTTggatttgagcttttaattccacCAACTCCTTCGGTGCCATCCTATAAGGGGCGATAGACACTGGAGCTGTTCCAGGCAGAAGCTCAATTCTAAATTCAACTTTGCGGTTCGAAGGCAACCCAGGGAgctttttaggaaaaaaatgggGAAACTCCTTAACAGTTCTAACATCTCCAACAGAAGGACCCTCAGCTTCAAATATATTAACATAGGCTAGAAATGCCTCACAACCCTTGCGAACCAATTTTTCAGCCCTCAAAGTAGAGATCACACTAGACAGAAAGTCCCTTCGCTCCCAAATCACAGCCACTTCCTCATCCTCAGTAGTCTTTAATACCATACGCTTAGTAGCACAATCCAAATTAGCACGGTGTTTtaccaaccaatccatccctAAAATTAGGTTGAATTCACCAAACGGTAGCTCCATCAAATCTGCTAGAAATACAACTCCTTGAACCTCTAGGGGCATATCTCTAAATAACTTATCTACCCTTACCGATTGTCCCAGTGGACTTAGCACAGTCATCTCATTAGCAGTACTCTCACACATGATACCCAAAGTGCCAGACACAGTGCATGCAATGTATGAATGCGTAGACCCTATGTCAATCAAAGCAGTATAAGGTACATTATGAATTAAGAACAAACCAGTTATCATACCTGGAGCGTCACCATCCTCTCGGTGACGAGCAACTTAGACCAGTGCTGGCTGTCTTGCCTCACTACTACCAACACCTCTACCAAATGTTCTGCAACCTCATCCCACACCATTACCACCTCTAACCTACCCACGGCCTCTCGGTGGCTGCTAACCACCTCTTACTGGCTGAACAAAACCCTGACCTGTAGCTTGCATCTGAGTAGGCCTCTGAGGATAACCCTTAACTTGATGCTCCTTAGACCCACGTTTGAAACATGCCCTAATATTTTTCCAACACTCACCTAGATGATGTCTCCCACAATTAGCACAAGGTTGATGTCTTGTAATAGAAACCCCAGCTCGGACAGGCCCTCAAACCTTGCCTTCTTTTTAGGCCTTCTAGAAAAACTTGAtggctctgaatccctcttaaACCTACCCCTATCTTTCTCACGGTTCTGGTGCTCAGAGCGCTTCACATCCTCAATGATTTTTGCCTTTTCCACTGAGGCAAAAAAATCTCGCTCCCTCTATGGAGCTATCAAAACTCGCAACTCATCCTGGAGACTGTCCTCAAACTGCATACAGCGTTCAAACTCAGTTTCCACTATCCCACGAGCATAGCGAATCAGTCGCAGAAACTCTGCCTTATATTTAGCCACAATTTTGTTTCCCTGAATCAAACTCAAGAATTCCTTTCTTTGGGCATCCACATAACTTGCGTCCACATACTTACCTTGAAATACCGACTTAAAGAAATCCCACATTAACCGATCAACCTGATTACCTTCTCTCACAGTAAGCCACCATTGATAGGCTTCATCTCGCAGTAAAGATACTGCACCTTTTAGCTTCTGCTCTAAAGTGCAGTCAAGGTCATCCATTATTCTTTCCGTGGCTTCCAACCAGTATTCAGCCACATTAGGGGCTACTCTAAAAATACCCCCAAAAAATTTTGCTCCATTCGACCAGACCTTTCAATCTAGTTGCCATGGttctcctagcaacaaatggcaGGCTTGAATAGGTACTACGTCGCACACGACTTCGTCTTGATACTTACCGATAGAAAAGGCGATACGCAGTTGTTGAGTGACCTTAAATTGACCTTCGTTGCTAAGCCTTTATAGTTGATAAGGTcgtggatgcttggtagtggttaAGCAAAGCTTTTCTACCATCGTCATGCTGGCTACGTTCGAGCAACTTTCACCATCAATAATAACTCTACAAAGCTTACCTTGTACATGGCAGCGAGTATGAAAGAGATGTTCTCGTTGCTGCTCACtctttggttttgccaaagagggttgtccacgatcatgaGATCATAATCAGTTCTAGGGACACGCCGAGAGCGCCTATGAGCGGGAGGTGGTTATCCACATCGTCTTtaattggatctcgatattgaggCTCTTGATTCAACGCACCTCATGGATAGTAGCGATCAACGCTCAAGTCAAAGACTGGTCTTCCaactgttgttggaattttttaaatgtgtcatcattattatcacctttgaacattttcaaaaatctgcaaaaaataaacactcaacactcaaaaataaaagttagcaaacctcaccattaatcactcaaaaagaaaatcaaattctcaatgaggtagaattcaggcttgtgagttctttagtagagtttatatcaatcaattagagagtgtatgaaccgaactaccaaagaatcctaatttgcactaggatgccaaaaacggACGAGACACCAACtgatttgtgttgcaccgaggacgaattgtgcacactttaaaaatcctactaacacaagaaacaataaggtgttagatagtgtaaaggaaaaataaaggcaaacaaatgaaaacctacagctaagaatcaataaaaattgctgaaaacagaaaacccgaaaaactgcagagtaacttgacaacttcgttcgaggtgttcccgatctccaaaaatcaaatctggaatgtccttaaatattgaattttttatctggaaattttgggcaccaaattcaacccgctgaatattttttaaaatttttattagatttcgtactttttttatttttttgactttttccactgatttttttgtgggattaatttttttatattcaatcacagtgccataaatatgtatgtaaaatttcagatcaatcggacaacgtttacccactcaaatgaattttttcaaaattttttcggGTAAAAGCTAGCAtttgtagtttaaaaatagagatcagtttaaaaatcaaccaagaacacccaaaacgcacAAAATCTGATACAAATGATacgggggttgcgcgcggaccaagatcgagttgccaagtcatgggaaactcctacgaaaaccctaaacaatcagatctaaaataaaatccccaaatcagcaaagaatcaaattgagaatagaaataagtgttaataagggttcttgaaaccctaaaggagattgcgattctgtcCAATTGAataccaagatagttttcccaaatttgacaatctaatttcacccaaaagagtatggatggatcggcaagaaccctagaaattggggattttttgaATCGATTATGTCTTTGACAAGagatcgattaaacgaagagttaTTGGAgtttaaacaaatctgaaacgCGACCAAGAACAACAAAGAGATTAGATCAAGATTCGGCACAAtcagaaacaaataaaagaacttgaacagtaagaattaaattaaagtcctaagaagcc
This genomic window contains:
- the LOC128034764 gene encoding uncharacterized protein LOC128034764, with the translated sequence MARYEALYSRRFHTPTCWTELGELRNLGLELVSDTEAKVKLIRDQLKEVSNRQKSYADLKHLEVEFSMGDFVFLKVSPSKKILRFGWKVEKIEVRPDLTFEEEPVQNLDCEVKVLRKKSIPLVKVLWYNHSSKKPRGNPKRRCDKNTHIFSDQVVELD